A window of the Streptococcus sp. 116-D4 genome harbors these coding sequences:
- a CDS encoding DUF1846 domain-containing protein, translated as MKKQAFSSEQYLNLQRDHILERINQFDGKLYLEFGGKMLEDFHAARVLPGYEPDNKIKLLQELKEQVEVVIAINASNIEHSKARGDLGISYDQEVLRLIDKFNELGIFVGSVVITQYAGQPAADAFRNQLDKNGIDSYLHYPIKGYPTDMDHIISPEGMGKNDYIKTSRNLIVVTAPGPGSGKLATCMSNMYHDQINGIKSGYAKFETFPVWNLPLHHPVNLAYEAATADLDDVNMIDPFHLQTYEETTVNYNRDIEIFPVLKRMLERILGESPYASPTDMGVNMVGFAITDNEAAIEASKQEIIRRYYQTVLDFKAEKVGEAAVKKIELLMNDLGITPTDRKVAVVARQKAEETGGPALALELPSGEIVTGKNSELFGPTAAALINAIKKSANIAKEVKLIEPEVVKPIQGLKINHLGSRNPRLHSNEILIALAITATENPDAARAMEELGNLKGSEAHSTIILTDEDKNVLRKLGINVTFDPYYQYDRLYRK; from the coding sequence ATGAAAAAACAAGCTTTTAGTTCTGAACAATATTTGAATCTACAGCGCGACCACATTTTGGAGCGCATTAACCAATTTGACGGCAAACTCTACTTGGAGTTTGGTGGCAAAATGTTAGAAGATTTCCACGCTGCTCGTGTCCTTCCGGGTTATGAGCCTGACAACAAAATCAAACTCTTGCAGGAGTTGAAAGAGCAGGTTGAGGTTGTGATTGCTATTAATGCAAGTAACATCGAACATTCCAAAGCACGTGGTGACTTGGGCATTTCCTATGACCAAGAAGTGCTTCGCTTGATTGACAAATTCAATGAATTAGGAATTTTTGTTGGCTCCGTTGTCATCACACAGTACGCTGGTCAACCAGCCGCAGATGCCTTCCGCAATCAACTCGATAAAAACGGAATTGATTCTTATCTTCATTATCCAATCAAAGGATATCCGACGGATATGGATCACATCATTTCTCCAGAAGGCATGGGAAAAAATGACTACATCAAAACCAGTCGCAACTTGATCGTCGTAACAGCTCCTGGACCTGGTTCTGGAAAATTGGCAACCTGTATGTCCAATATGTACCACGACCAAATCAATGGTATCAAGTCTGGCTACGCTAAGTTTGAAACCTTCCCAGTTTGGAATCTTCCCCTTCATCACCCAGTCAATTTGGCCTACGAGGCTGCCACAGCTGACCTTGATGATGTCAACATGATTGACCCCTTCCATCTCCAAACCTACGAAGAAACCACTGTCAACTACAACCGTGATATTGAAATTTTCCCAGTTCTCAAACGCATGTTGGAACGCATCCTAGGAGAATCTCCATACGCTTCTCCAACAGATATGGGTGTCAACATGGTTGGCTTTGCTATTACTGATAATGAAGCTGCTATCGAAGCTTCTAAACAAGAAATCATCCGCCGTTACTATCAAACTGTTCTTGACTTCAAAGCCGAAAAAGTGGGCGAAGCTGCTGTCAAGAAAATCGAGTTACTTATGAACGACCTCGGTATCACACCTACAGACCGCAAGGTTGCTGTTGTTGCGCGTCAAAAGGCAGAAGAAACTGGCGGACCAGCCCTAGCCCTTGAATTGCCAAGCGGAGAAATTGTCACTGGTAAGAATTCAGAACTTTTTGGTCCAACAGCCGCTGCTTTGATCAACGCCATCAAGAAATCAGCTAACATTGCGAAAGAAGTAAAACTAATCGAACCAGAAGTGGTGAAACCCATCCAAGGTCTTAAAATCAATCATCTAGGTAGCCGCAATCCACGCCTGCATTCAAATGAAATCCTGATTGCACTTGCTATCACAGCTACAGAAAATCCTGACGCTGCCCGCGCTATGGAAGAGCTTGGTAACCTCAAAGGAAGCGAAGCCCACTCAACCATCATCTTGACAGATGAAGACAAGAATGTCCTTCGTAAACTAGGAATCAACGTAACCTTTGACCCTTACTACCAATACGACCGCTTGTATCGTAAATAA
- a CDS encoding S-ribosylhomocysteine lyase: MSKEVIVESFELDHTIVKAPYVRLIGEETGPKGDIISNYDIRLVQPNEDSIPTAGLHTIEHLLAKLIRTRIDGMIDCSPFGCRTGFHMIMWGRHTSAEIAAVIKDSLKEIAETTTWEDVPGTTIESCGNYKDHSLFSAKEWAKLILEQGISDDAFERHVI; the protein is encoded by the coding sequence ATGTCAAAAGAAGTTATTGTTGAAAGTTTTGAACTTGACCACACTATTGTTAAAGCACCCTATGTTCGCTTGATTGGGGAAGAAACAGGACCAAAAGGTGATATCATTTCCAATTATGATATTCGTTTAGTGCAACCAAACGAAGACTCTATCCCTACTGCTGGCCTTCACACTATCGAGCACCTCTTGGCCAAACTCATCCGTACCCGCATCGACGGTATGATTGACTGTTCACCATTTGGTTGTCGCACAGGCTTCCACATGATTATGTGGGGGCGCCACACCAGCGCTGAAATTGCGGCTGTTATCAAGGATTCGCTCAAAGAAATCGCCGAAACTACTACTTGGGAAGATGTCCCTGGAACAACCATCGAATCTTGTGGAAACTACAAGGACCATAGTCTCTTTTCTGCTAAAGAATGGGCGAAGCTCATCTTGGAACAAGGGATTTCAGATGATGCCTTTGAACGTCATGTGATCTAA